A window of Clostridium botulinum BKT015925 contains these coding sequences:
- a CDS encoding IS256-like element ISCbo4 family transposase: MRNFEVPDFDYKEEVKKCKSLDDVMGKNGLIQRMLKDVIQNILEAEMEDHLGRDKYERNSENNSKNYRNGYSKKNIRSSFGDIDVDIPRDRNAEFEPKVIKKYETVCNELDKKVIGLYARGMSTRDIQAEIEDLYGITISPSMVSKITDKVIGAATAWQNRTLDRIYPIVYMDAMHFKVRDDNRIVSKAAYICMAYDMSGHKDILGIWVGESEGAKFWLSVCNDLKNRGVKQILIACMDGLRGLPDAIKTVYPEVSIQTCIVHQIRNSLKYIASKDKKEFIKDLKLIYKATTEELALLELDNLKEKWGSKYGIVIDSWYNNWDNLSTFFEFSPEIRKMIYTTNALEGFNRQIRKFTKTRTVFPTDESLKKSLYLATMEIMEKWTSPRQNWALTLGQLTITFGNKIDEFLA, encoded by the coding sequence ATGAGAAATTTTGAAGTACCTGATTTTGATTACAAAGAAGAAGTTAAGAAATGCAAAAGTTTAGATGATGTTATGGGTAAAAACGGATTAATACAAAGAATGTTAAAAGACGTTATTCAAAATATATTGGAAGCAGAAATGGAAGATCATTTGGGAAGAGATAAATATGAAAGAAATTCTGAAAATAATAGTAAAAATTATCGCAATGGCTATAGTAAAAAGAATATACGCAGTAGCTTTGGAGATATAGATGTAGATATTCCAAGGGATAGAAATGCTGAATTCGAACCAAAAGTAATTAAAAAGTATGAAACTGTTTGCAATGAACTAGACAAAAAGGTTATTGGTCTTTATGCACGGGGTATGTCTACACGTGATATACAAGCGGAAATAGAAGACCTTTATGGGATTACTATATCACCATCAATGGTATCAAAAATCACTGATAAGGTAATTGGCGCAGCCACTGCGTGGCAAAACAGAACATTGGATAGAATTTATCCTATAGTATATATGGATGCTATGCATTTTAAAGTAAGAGATGACAATAGAATTGTTAGTAAAGCAGCATACATATGTATGGCATATGATATGAGTGGTCATAAAGATATTTTAGGTATTTGGGTTGGAGAATCCGAAGGAGCGAAGTTTTGGTTGTCAGTATGCAATGATTTGAAGAATAGAGGTGTTAAACAAATACTAATTGCATGTATGGATGGGCTTAGAGGTTTACCAGATGCTATAAAAACCGTTTATCCAGAAGTAAGTATACAAACATGTATAGTACATCAAATTAGAAATTCTCTGAAATACATAGCGTCAAAAGATAAGAAAGAATTCATTAAAGATTTAAAATTAATTTATAAAGCAACTACCGAAGAGCTAGCGCTCCTAGAACTTGATAATCTCAAGGAAAAATGGGGTTCTAAGTACGGTATAGTTATTGATTCTTGGTATAATAATTGGGATAATTTATCCACATTCTTCGAATTTTCACCTGAGATTAGAAAAATGATATATACTACAAATGCCCTAGAAGGATTTAATAGACAGATTAGAAAATTTACTAAAACCAGAACCGTATTTCCTACGGATGAATCCTTAAAAAAGTCATTATATCTAGCAACCATGGAGATAATGGAAAAATGGACTTCACCAAGACAAAATTGGGCTCTTACACTAGGTCAATTAACAATTACATTTGGTAATAAAATAGATGAATTTTTAGCATAA
- a CDS encoding LysR family transcriptional regulator, whose translation MLDNKLITFLILAKVRNYTKTAEILNLTQPAVSQHMKFLEEYYGIKFIKKQGKNILLTEEGEEFLEYVREAELRERVLREKLKNKFSLEKKYNIGATLTIGGYVLPKVLGKYKECYPNTDIILNVFNTDAILEKILKDEFELGVIEGPFDKNKFKYIKLKNDELVLAVAKGHPFSNKEYVNLEDVMDGKLILREAGSGTRKYFEREVKKQGYDSRNLNVYMEVGSIDAIKALVEANLGYTIISKEAIKRECSLGVIKIVNIKNNNLKQVKFYREFNFVYRAEMLSDYLKNFIQFCLKNS comes from the coding sequence ATGTTAGATAATAAATTAATTACTTTTCTAATTTTAGCTAAAGTTAGAAATTATACTAAAACTGCAGAAATTTTAAATTTAACTCAGCCTGCTGTTTCACAACACATGAAGTTTTTAGAAGAGTATTATGGAATAAAATTTATAAAAAAACAAGGAAAAAATATTTTACTTACGGAGGAAGGCGAAGAATTTTTAGAGTATGTGCGTGAAGCTGAATTAAGAGAAAGAGTTTTACGTGAAAAATTAAAAAACAAATTTTCCCTTGAAAAAAAATATAATATAGGAGCAACTTTAACTATAGGGGGATATGTATTACCAAAGGTATTAGGAAAATATAAAGAATGTTATCCTAATACTGATATTATTCTTAATGTATTTAATACAGATGCAATATTAGAAAAAATTTTAAAGGATGAATTTGAATTAGGTGTTATTGAGGGACCGTTTGATAAAAATAAATTTAAGTATATAAAATTAAAAAATGATGAATTAGTTTTAGCTGTGGCAAAGGGACATCCGTTTTCTAATAAGGAGTATGTTAATTTAGAAGATGTTATGGATGGAAAACTTATTTTAAGAGAAGCAGGTTCTGGTACTAGAAAGTATTTTGAAAGAGAAGTTAAAAAACAAGGATATGATTCTAGAAATTTAAATGTATATATGGAAGTTGGAAGTATAGATGCTATAAAAGCTTTAGTTGAAGCAAATTTAGGATATACAATTATATCTAAAGAAGCTATAAAAAGAGAATGTAGTCTTGGTGTTATTAAAATAGTAAATATTAAAAATAATAATTTAAAACAAGTAAAGTTTTACAGGGAATTCAATTTTGTATATAGAGCTGAAATGTTAAGCGATTATTTAAAAAATTTTATACAATTTTGTTTAAAAAATAGTTAA
- a CDS encoding DUF5673 domain-containing protein, protein MTIFLLVTSIFGAYSLISMSNKNKREEKVFLVELKKNMTEDIIRMIVIILLEYFVAKNMFLNSTKVLELSNILFILICIEIIVLLIFKCKIKFGILQDGIYFNGNLYSWNTVKTYKFVGSNRLNIWIKKNESSIIKVKYSINKEEKLKKIIKNNVSIDGDYDF, encoded by the coding sequence ATGACCATATTTTTATTGGTTACAAGTATTTTTGGGGCATATTCTCTTATTAGCATGAGTAATAAAAATAAGAGAGAAGAAAAGGTATTTCTTGTAGAGCTTAAAAAAAATATGACAGAAGATATAATTAGAATGATTGTAATTATACTTCTTGAGTATTTTGTAGCTAAAAATATGTTTTTAAATTCAACTAAAGTTTTAGAATTAAGCAATATTTTATTTATACTTATATGTATAGAAATAATTGTATTATTAATTTTTAAATGTAAAATAAAATTTGGAATACTACAAGATGGTATATATTTTAATGGTAATCTATATAGTTGGAATACTGTTAAAACATATAAATTTGTTGGTAGTAACAGATTAAATATATGGATTAAAAAGAATGAATCTAGTATTATTAAGGTTAAATATAGTATAAATAAAGAAGAAAAACTAAAAAAAATAATTAAAAACAATGTTAGTATAGATGGTGACTATGATTTTTAG
- a CDS encoding branched-chain amino acid transaminase, translating into MKDTYVFYQGKIVEENLVSIGIRSKAFNYGLGCFEGIRAYFDKESEKLYVFRMKEHYERLLQSCKTLNINIPYDVEELMNFTIELLRKNNLKTTTYIRPVAYKAGESIATTLLDNDDRLLIYCNPMGDYSDKKELKVAITSWMRVEDNMLPPRTKATAAYLNSGLASLEVLRKGYDEAIFLTRNGHVSEGTAENIFMIRGGKLITPPASDNILEGITRDTIMIIVKEELGLDMVERSITRTELYAADELFFCGTAMGIASIIELDDRVIGSGKLGEITKKISKLYFDISVCKNAKYSDFCTSVY; encoded by the coding sequence ATGAAGGATACGTATGTATTTTATCAGGGAAAGATAGTGGAGGAGAATTTAGTAAGCATAGGAATAAGATCAAAAGCTTTTAATTATGGTTTGGGGTGTTTTGAGGGAATTAGAGCTTATTTTGATAAAGAAAGCGAAAAGTTATATGTTTTTAGAATGAAAGAACATTATGAAAGACTATTGCAATCTTGTAAGACGTTGAATATTAACATTCCGTATGATGTTGAAGAACTTATGAATTTTACTATAGAATTATTAAGAAAAAATAATTTGAAGACTACAACTTATATACGACCAGTAGCGTATAAAGCTGGAGAATCTATAGCTACTACATTATTGGACAATGATGATCGTTTATTGATTTATTGTAATCCAATGGGGGATTATAGTGATAAAAAAGAACTTAAGGTAGCTATAACTTCATGGATGAGAGTAGAGGATAATATGTTACCACCAAGGACAAAAGCTACAGCAGCGTATTTAAATTCAGGATTAGCTTCGTTAGAAGTTTTAAGAAAGGGTTATGATGAAGCAATATTTTTAACTAGAAATGGACATGTTTCAGAGGGAACAGCAGAAAATATATTTATGATTAGGGGTGGTAAACTTATAACTCCACCGGCATCAGATAATATTTTAGAAGGTATAACTAGAGATACTATTATGATAATTGTAAAAGAAGAATTGGGTTTAGATATGGTTGAAAGAAGCATAACGAGAACAGAGTTATATGCTGCTGATGAACTATTCTTTTGTGGTACAGCTATGGGGATTGCGTCTATTATTGAGTTAGATGATAGGGTAATTGGAAGTGGAAAATTAGGTGAGATAACAAAAAAAATTAGTAAATTGTATTTTGATATTTCAGTATGTAAGAATGCTAAATATAGTGATTTTTGTACAAGTGTTTATTAG
- a CDS encoding MetQ/NlpA family ABC transporter substrate-binding protein, whose protein sequence is MKKRILSAILASTLILGVVGLTGCGNKKSSDESKSNKTTIVVGASPEPHKEILEKVKPILEKKGYKLEIKVFTDYVIPNTALEEGEIDANFYQHIPYLEQFNKEKGTHLTHIAKVHLEPMGIYSKKVKSVNAVKEGATIAVPNDPTNESRALRLLEKQGIIKFKEGQIITKLDIKENPKNIKIQELEAAQLPRTLTDVDAAVINTNYALPAGLNPLKDALAIEDKDSPYANIIAVKEDNKDKQYIKALKEAVNSPEIKKFIEDNYKGSIIPSF, encoded by the coding sequence ATGAAAAAGAGAATATTATCAGCAATACTTGCAAGTACATTAATTTTAGGGGTTGTAGGATTAACAGGTTGTGGAAATAAAAAATCATCAGATGAATCAAAATCAAATAAAACTACAATAGTTGTAGGGGCATCTCCAGAACCTCATAAAGAAATTTTAGAAAAGGTAAAGCCAATTTTAGAGAAAAAAGGTTATAAATTAGAAATTAAAGTGTTTACTGATTATGTTATACCAAATACGGCTCTTGAAGAAGGGGAAATAGATGCAAACTTTTATCAACATATTCCTTATCTTGAACAGTTTAATAAAGAAAAAGGTACTCATTTAACACATATAGCAAAAGTACATTTAGAGCCTATGGGCATTTATTCTAAAAAAGTTAAGAGTGTAAATGCAGTAAAAGAGGGTGCTACAATAGCAGTGCCTAATGATCCAACTAATGAATCAAGAGCATTAAGATTACTTGAAAAACAAGGAATTATTAAATTTAAAGAGGGTCAAATTATTACTAAATTAGATATTAAAGAAAATCCTAAAAATATTAAAATACAAGAATTAGAGGCGGCTCAGCTTCCAAGAACTTTAACTGATGTTGATGCAGCTGTTATAAATACTAATTATGCATTGCCAGCTGGGTTAAATCCGTTAAAGGATGCTCTTGCAATAGAAGATAAAGATTCACCATATGCAAATATTATTGCAGTAAAAGAAGACAATAAAGATAAACAGTATATTAAAGCATTAAAAGAAGCAGTAAATTCACCAGAAATAAAGAAATTTATAGAAGACAATTATAAGGGATCAATAATTCCATCATTTTAA
- a CDS encoding methionine ABC transporter permease, with protein MIDILVPALWETLFMVFISTILAIIVGFIPAIIMIITHKDGLKPNEVVYKILDIVVNILRSFPFIILMIILIPLTKFIIGKSTGTTAAIVPLTIGCAPFVTRIIESSLKEVDNGVVEAAKSFGASTFQIVFKVMLPEALPSIISGMTLTLISMVGFSAMAGVIGAGGLGAVAMNYGYYAFKNDVLIVTVIVLIVLVQILQTIGTLVYKKINK; from the coding sequence ATGATCGATATATTAGTACCAGCATTATGGGAAACTCTATTTATGGTTTTTATATCAACAATACTTGCAATAATAGTAGGATTTATACCAGCAATTATTATGATAATTACTCATAAAGATGGACTTAAGCCAAATGAAGTAGTCTATAAGATTTTAGATATTGTAGTAAATATATTGAGGTCTTTTCCATTTATCATATTAATGATAATTTTAATACCATTAACAAAATTTATAATAGGAAAATCTACGGGTACTACAGCGGCCATTGTACCATTAACTATTGGTTGTGCGCCTTTTGTTACAAGAATTATAGAATCGTCACTTAAAGAGGTAGATAACGGTGTTGTTGAAGCTGCAAAATCTTTTGGGGCAAGTACATTTCAGATTGTATTTAAAGTTATGCTGCCAGAAGCTCTTCCATCAATTATTTCTGGTATGACTTTAACACTAATAAGTATGGTTGGATTTTCAGCTATGGCAGGTGTGATTGGGGCAGGGGGACTTGGAGCTGTAGCTATGAATTATGGCTACTATGCTTTTAAAAATGATGTTTTAATAGTGACAGTAATAGTTTTGATTGTTTTAGTTCAAATACTACAAACTATAGGAACATTAGTATACAAAAAAATAAATAAGTAA
- a CDS encoding methionine ABC transporter ATP-binding protein, protein MIQIKNVEKFFGENQVLKDVSIEVKQGEIYGIVGHSGAGKSTLLRCINGLESYNSGNVIVDEKEVKELNEKELREFRKNIGMIFQNFSLLNRKNVWKNIALPMETWGYKKEEINKRVSELLNLVGLADKEKSMPNQLSGGQKQRVAIARALTLNPKILLCDEATSALDPKTTKSILSLLREINEKLGITIVLVTHQMEVVKEICSKVALMEGGKLIQSGKVDKLFLNPTKQMQNLLGEEEVLPDKGINIKIFFPKQLSQSSVITSMARELQMDFSIVWGRLEKFNEEVLGSLVINVEEKQKNDVVNYLSNTDVHWEVL, encoded by the coding sequence ATGATACAAATAAAAAATGTTGAAAAGTTTTTTGGGGAAAATCAAGTATTGAAAGATGTAAGTATTGAAGTAAAACAAGGGGAGATATATGGAATTGTAGGACATAGCGGTGCTGGAAAATCTACACTTTTAAGATGTATAAATGGTCTTGAGAGTTATAATTCTGGAAATGTAATAGTAGATGAAAAGGAAGTTAAAGAACTTAATGAAAAAGAATTAAGAGAATTTAGAAAAAATATAGGTATGATATTTCAAAATTTTAGTTTATTGAATAGAAAAAATGTATGGAAAAATATAGCGTTACCTATGGAAACATGGGGGTATAAAAAGGAAGAAATAAATAAGAGAGTAAGTGAACTTTTGAATTTAGTTGGACTTGCTGATAAAGAAAAAAGTATGCCAAATCAGTTAAGTGGAGGTCAAAAGCAAAGGGTAGCAATTGCAAGAGCATTAACTTTAAATCCCAAAATTCTTCTTTGTGATGAAGCAACATCTGCATTAGATCCTAAGACTACAAAATCAATTTTATCATTATTAAGAGAAATTAATGAAAAGTTAGGGATTACTATTGTGTTAGTAACTCATCAAATGGAAGTCGTAAAAGAAATATGTAGTAAGGTTGCATTAATGGAAGGTGGAAAATTAATTCAATCTGGAAAGGTAGATAAGCTTTTCCTAAATCCAACTAAGCAAATGCAAAATCTTTTAGGGGAAGAAGAGGTGTTACCTGATAAAGGGATAAATATAAAAATATTTTTTCCAAAACAATTAAGTCAAAGTTCAGTAATTACGTCAATGGCAAGGGAACTTCAGATGGATTTTTCAATTGTATGGGGAAGACTTGAGAAATTTAATGAAGAAGTACTCGGAAGTTTAGTAATAAACGTTGAAGAGAAACAAAAGAATGATGTAGTTAACTATCTAAGTAATACTGATGTTCATTGGGAGGTGTTATAA
- a CDS encoding aspartate kinase, with translation MNDIIVAKFGGSSLASAEQFKKVKNIIMKDSRRRYIIPSAPGKRNDKDYKITDLLYLCHAHVQNKISFDDVFKIIEDRYKEIVNDLGLSVDIEFYLSKMKKIISDGGSCDYTVSRGEYLNGIILANFLDYEFVDASQVICFDKYGCFDSKRTQISAKDKLKNIKNAVIPGFYGSMPDGSIKTFSRGGSDITGAIIAKDVEASLYENWTDVSGFLMADPRIVENPKPIEKITYNELRELAYMGASVLHEEAIFPAKEGNIPINIKNTNCPHDKGTIIVNEIDLKDGGRKITGIAGRKDFTVIAVQKTYMNAEIGFGRRLLSALETYGISFEHMPSGIDTISIVIEDSQLDNKLDKLLEEIKRQCNPDSIHVIPNMALIATVGMGMAKAVGTSEKIFSALAKSHINIGMIDQGSSEINIIIGVDSNDFEKAIKAIYKAFE, from the coding sequence ATGAATGATATAATAGTAGCTAAATTTGGTGGCAGTTCACTAGCAAGTGCAGAACAATTTAAAAAGGTTAAAAATATTATAATGAAGGATAGTAGAAGAAGATATATAATTCCTTCAGCACCGGGAAAAAGAAATGATAAGGACTATAAAATAACGGATTTATTATATTTGTGTCATGCACATGTACAAAATAAAATTTCTTTTGATGATGTTTTTAAAATTATTGAAGATAGATACAAAGAAATAGTAAATGATCTAGGATTATCTGTAGACATAGAGTTTTATTTATCCAAAATGAAGAAAATTATTTCTGATGGAGGTAGTTGTGATTATACTGTAAGTAGGGGAGAATATTTAAATGGTATAATACTTGCTAACTTTTTAGATTATGAGTTTGTAGATGCATCTCAGGTAATTTGTTTTGATAAGTATGGATGTTTTGATTCAAAAAGAACCCAAATTTCAGCTAAAGACAAATTAAAAAATATTAAAAATGCAGTTATTCCTGGCTTTTATGGATCTATGCCAGATGGAAGTATAAAAACTTTTTCAAGGGGTGGATCTGATATTACAGGAGCTATAATAGCAAAAGATGTAGAAGCTAGTCTATATGAAAATTGGACAGATGTTTCAGGATTTTTAATGGCTGACCCTAGAATTGTAGAAAATCCTAAGCCAATTGAAAAAATTACATATAACGAATTGCGTGAACTTGCATATATGGGAGCCTCTGTTCTACATGAAGAAGCAATATTTCCAGCTAAGGAAGGGAATATACCTATAAATATTAAAAATACAAATTGTCCACATGATAAAGGAACAATAATAGTAAATGAAATAGATTTAAAAGATGGTGGAAGAAAGATTACAGGTATAGCAGGCAGAAAAGATTTTACTGTAATTGCAGTACAAAAGACTTATATGAATGCTGAAATTGGGTTTGGCAGAAGGCTTCTTTCGGCTTTAGAGACATATGGGATTTCCTTTGAACACATGCCATCTGGAATAGATACAATATCTATTGTAATAGAAGATTCTCAACTAGATAATAAATTAGACAAGCTTTTAGAAGAAATAAAAAGACAATGTAATCCAGATTCTATACATGTTATACCGAATATGGCTTTAATAGCTACAGTAGGAATGGGAATGGCTAAAGCTGTTGGTACTTCAGAAAAAATATTTTCAGCACTAGCTAAAAGTCATATAAACATAGGTATGATAGATCAAGGTTCTAGTGAAATCAATATAATAATAGGCGTAGATTCTAATGATTTTGAAAAAGCTATAAAAGCTATTTACAAGGCTTTTGAATAA
- a CDS encoding methionyl aminopeptidase, translating into MSKLSRNDKCWCGSGKKYKNCHLSMDEKLSELELQGLMAPPRNLIKTPDQIEGIRKSSKVTKKVLDMVAERIKEGVTTDEINTWVHEYTLELGAEPAPLNYMGYPKSVCISINEVVCHGIPSDRVLKNGDIVNVDVTSKLNGYYGDASRMFIIGEASNEAVKLVETAKECLDIGIQQVKPYSSTGDIGYAIERLAKERGYSVVREFGGHGVGVEFHEEPFIDHCGVKNTGMILVPGMTFTIEPMINEGTYKCKVLDDDWTAVTADGKLTAQWEHTILVTEDGVEILTA; encoded by the coding sequence ATGAGTAAGCTATCAAGAAATGATAAATGCTGGTGCGGAAGTGGAAAGAAATATAAAAATTGCCATTTATCAATGGATGAAAAATTAAGTGAACTTGAATTACAAGGTCTTATGGCTCCGCCACGAAATCTTATAAAAACTCCTGACCAAATAGAAGGTATAAGAAAAAGTAGTAAAGTAACTAAGAAAGTGTTAGATATGGTTGCTGAAAGAATAAAGGAAGGAGTAACTACAGATGAAATTAATACTTGGGTCCATGAATATACATTAGAATTAGGGGCAGAACCAGCACCTCTTAATTATATGGGATATCCAAAGAGTGTATGCATATCGATAAATGAAGTTGTATGCCATGGTATACCAAGTGATAGAGTTTTGAAAAATGGGGATATAGTTAATGTAGATGTAACAAGTAAATTAAATGGATACTATGGTGATGCTAGTAGAATGTTTATAATTGGAGAAGCATCTAATGAAGCAGTTAAATTAGTGGAAACAGCTAAAGAATGTTTGGATATAGGCATACAACAAGTTAAACCATATTCATCAACTGGAGATATAGGATATGCTATTGAAAGACTTGCAAAAGAAAGAGGATATTCTGTAGTACGTGAGTTTGGAGGACATGGTGTTGGGGTTGAATTTCACGAGGAACCTTTTATTGATCATTGTGGAGTAAAAAATACAGGTATGATATTAGTTCCAGGTATGACATTTACTATTGAACCTATGATTAATGAAGGAACATATAAATGCAAAGTATTAGATGATGACTGGACTGCGGTTACAGCAGACGGAAAGTTAACTGCACAATGGGAGCATACAATATTAGTAACAGAAGATGGAGTTGAAATATTAACTGCATAA
- a CDS encoding Ger(x)C family spore germination C-terminal domain-containing protein, whose amino-acid sequence MKWMKLKKIYFVIAMLVFVISYMVDVNEYVAIENLDIPIGIGYDLINGKTKNPLYSIPISVYQFLPGNSTLNTIVTTGKAEGIANTREDRQTKSNRKFILGTEKVVLISQEVAEKSIEDMINILFNNTYANDTARVAIFKGKTIDALKTKVKGYSSSADYIKGMIDSCINYNFFSNNHKMIDVYTRVLGEGRSATLPYIEMDNGEFKMTGMGIFKGSKLKYLSDRKEAKIINLLRENKVSGIINLRSKSGEMTNLNALSMKKIKCKKEGDKYKFTINLELDSDIIENNSYKKVADDPKITKKIEKETEEVVTKKSYNFIKKMQNEIKFDCLELGKVAAAKYGRRTNIDWDKVVCESEIKVNVKVKLERLGRGIL is encoded by the coding sequence ATGAAATGGATGAAATTAAAAAAGATATATTTTGTAATTGCAATGTTAGTATTTGTTATTTCTTATATGGTCGATGTTAATGAGTATGTAGCAATAGAAAACTTAGATATACCTATAGGTATAGGTTATGATTTGATTAATGGAAAGACCAAGAATCCCTTATATAGTATTCCTATATCCGTATATCAATTCTTACCAGGAAATTCAACTCTTAATACTATAGTTACTACAGGAAAGGCAGAGGGAATTGCTAATACTAGAGAAGATAGACAAACAAAGTCCAATAGGAAGTTTATACTTGGAACTGAAAAGGTAGTTTTAATAAGTCAGGAAGTTGCCGAAAAGTCTATTGAAGATATGATAAATATTTTGTTTAATAATACCTATGCAAATGATACAGCAAGAGTTGCAATTTTTAAAGGAAAAACAATAGATGCATTAAAAACTAAAGTTAAGGGATATAGCAGTTCTGCTGACTATATAAAGGGTATGATTGATAGTTGTATAAATTATAACTTTTTTTCTAATAATCATAAAATGATAGATGTATATACTAGGGTTTTAGGAGAAGGACGAAGTGCTACACTTCCATATATAGAAATGGATAATGGTGAATTTAAAATGACTGGTATGGGAATTTTTAAAGGAAGTAAATTAAAGTATTTATCAGATAGAAAAGAAGCAAAAATTATAAATCTTTTAAGGGAAAATAAGGTTTCAGGAATTATAAATTTAAGAAGTAAAAGTGGAGAAATGACTAATTTAAATGCTTTAAGCATGAAAAAAATCAAATGTAAAAAGGAAGGAGATAAATATAAATTTACTATAAATTTAGAATTAGATAGTGATATTATAGAAAATAATTCTTATAAAAAGGTGGCAGATGATCCTAAAATTACAAAGAAGATAGAGAAGGAAACAGAGGAAGTTGTGACAAAGAAAAGTTATAATTTTATAAAAAAAATGCAAAATGAAATTAAATTTGATTGTCTTGAACTTGGAAAAGTTGCTGCAGCTAAATATGGAAGAAGAACCAATATAGATTGGGATAAGGTTGTGTGTGAATCAGAAATTAAGGTAAATGTTAAAGTTAAATTAGAAAGATTAGGAAGAGGAATATTATAA
- a CDS encoding GerAB/ArcD/ProY family transporter, translating to MNNTNELLDEKEVYYLCIGTIIGIGFFKLSHDIVKVAGQDGWLPNILGIIYPSYVILISLYIMKKFPKDNIISIGKKYFGKGIGTILGFLYIMEFLMLLPSIAAGFTNVLRVYTVTFLPRINIVVCILGSAWYCSMTGVKNISRMGKLTFCIFLLPITVSMGALKNGSILNLQPVFQANIKQLFNATMLTTFQYSGMEFLLLLHPYFKNKDKVGKSIFKALFIMTVVYTWIVFISIYYLGPDLVPKSLWPFTLVTESIIVPVINNFRFIFVFLWAIVIIKTVSNYYYYIVEGIVSNLNISENKAAAWIFPIVTIIAVFYKNEIIRRYIGNIIINLTIAFNILYITIIAMIIHFKEKKVQKLIGNKQLQDKGN from the coding sequence ATGAATAATACTAATGAATTATTAGATGAAAAAGAAGTTTATTATCTTTGTATTGGTACTATTATTGGAATAGGTTTTTTTAAATTGTCTCATGATATTGTCAAGGTAGCGGGTCAAGATGGATGGTTACCTAATATTTTAGGAATAATATACCCTAGTTATGTAATTTTAATTTCATTGTATATTATGAAAAAGTTTCCTAAAGATAATATTATATCTATAGGGAAAAAGTATTTTGGCAAAGGGATAGGTACTATATTAGGATTTTTATATATTATGGAATTTCTAATGTTGCTTCCAAGTATTGCAGCAGGATTTACAAATGTACTGAGAGTATACACAGTAACTTTTTTACCACGAATAAACATAGTTGTGTGTATTTTAGGAAGTGCTTGGTATTGTTCTATGACTGGAGTGAAAAATATTTCAAGAATGGGTAAATTGACATTTTGTATATTTTTATTACCTATAACTGTTTCAATGGGAGCGTTGAAAAATGGAAGTATATTAAATTTACAACCAGTTTTTCAGGCTAATATCAAACAACTGTTTAATGCTACCATGTTAACTACATTTCAATATTCAGGAATGGAGTTTTTACTATTATTACATCCTTATTTTAAAAATAAAGATAAAGTAGGAAAAAGTATATTCAAAGCTCTTTTTATAATGACTGTTGTATATACATGGATTGTATTTATAAGTATATATTATTTAGGACCAGATTTAGTGCCTAAAAGTCTATGGCCATTTACTTTAGTTACTGAAAGTATAATTGTTCCAGTAATAAATAACTTTAGATTTATATTTGTTTTTCTATGGGCAATAGTAATAATAAAAACTGTTTCAAATTATTACTATTATATTGTTGAAGGTATAGTTTCTAATTTAAATATATCTGAAAATAAAGCAGCAGCATGGATATTTCCTATAGTAACGATAATAGCTGTTTTTTATAAAAATGAAATAATTAGAAGATATATAGGAAATATTATAATAAATTTAACGATAGCATTTAATATATTATATATTACAATAATTGCTATGATAATTCACTTTAAAGAAAAAAAGGTACAAAAACTAATTGGCAATAAACAATTACAAGACAAAGGAAATTGA